The segment ttattatttaggatTTACACTCGtagatttattttctacattttagaaatataaaaaccttGTAAGTAAACGCTGATCATTTCCTCGGCCTGATTTGCCAGTCCAAGCACTTGTGTCAACTATTAAATCATCCCATGATTTCTTCCATAGATTACGTGCTTTTTGTGAAACTACATTCGCTTCCCAAAGCCCTCCTGAAAGAACATAATGTCCAAACccttatgtttttaaatttagaacgTACCGAGTATTTCTGTCTTATGCTGTGGATGATCCCTCATCGCATGAAGGATTTTATCAGAGTTCATCCATTCTTGGACTGCAGCAACTTCTCTCTCTGTAAAAACACTATCGAGATCTCTGCTCCCTATGATATCCACTTGCGGATCTAGCGTAGGAAAAAATCTCCATAACATTCCAAACAGACTAGaagcattttttaaaggaaCTCCTGGAAGATTTCTCACGTTGCATAAATCCACATGGTTATTTTGGCATACGAGACGACACATGTCTTTATAGAGGGGATGTGTTGAGTGAACGTCATAGTAGAGTCGCATTGCCCATCCCGGgaagaattttttaattgactgCACGTTAGctacaattataataaagtcAAAGATTTCCGTTTTTAAGAGCTAAGGTTTTCAGAATAGATGGGAAATGGAGGCATTTTCCCCTCTGGCCACCAAAGTTATTGACCCACCAATTCCCCTGACACCAtacttatattatgtattttacctGCAATTCCTTTAATATAAGCATGAGTTGCTTCGTCATTCGTCAATGAATTGGCATAATATGTATAGGACATAACTTTTTGTTTCGAGCCTCTTCGCCACGCTGTTTCTGAGCAAGTCGTTTCAGCATATAAAGTATCATCACTCAaccatttaaaataactatCGTAATACGCTCGACTGCAATTACATTTTTCGATAGGGACATAAACTTTTCTTTGCATTAACATCCcattccttttgaaaaaattgacattGTTGAATAGGAGGATTAAAATCCCaaaaccaataaatatttttatattcattgagCTCTTTTCAAAGAACCCTACAACACTGATTAGATGGGATTTTCTacttgttgaatgaaactaggGTAAAAATTAATAGCACttgatttcaattatataaattagtgaATGAGATTGAACAAAAAGGAAAGAATTCAGTCGTTAGGTACAGATGTTAAATTGTAACTTTATGCTCCATTTGTTTATTAGGAGTAACAGATTAAGCGATGAAACTTGAGGGTATACTAGACATACAATGTAAGAATAAAGTCTCTATTTAATAAAGCTCAAGTTATAGAGGAAAAATCTCATTCTAGCTATATCCAGCTAAGTTAGTATGTGGAATATGCTATAATGCACAATAAGCTGTCCcgcaaaaatcaaaaataatttttcaaaaaggcctaaccaccatttttttttatttgatctcagctactcaaatatgtaacaaaaatcTCTAAAACAACGATAACAAATGCCGACgagatataaaaatcaattcgATTACTTGATTGTAGGGTGGATTGGGAAATTTCCActcaaataaagatttaacaaaaagtacgtatcataaatgtattttaactcgtttcaatattattaaatagaggTATATATGCTGTGTAAAACTTTGACTTATCTAATTTGAAGTATCCCCAAGTAATTCAGTAAAACGTGTTTCAACTTTACACGGTCCACCTTTCTCTATGTAAAGTGACATTCAGAACTGATAAGTAATAGGACTCTATTTCACATATTATGATTACTTTTACTTAATAAGGCAATAATCTATATTGCTTATGATTGCTTCTTGCTCGttaatagagcgttttcatgtgacatTGAGATTGTTGATGTCCTCCATTTTTGGTGGTGCCTATAGAACACAGCTGTATAACAATAAAagcattttttcattaatattgagGAAATTAGTTAACTATTGGATCATGTCAAAATTTCACCCACAAATAAAAGGAATCTAACCTTACcgtctatcaaaaatctattcttctattacatatttttattataaagttgatcctaaagtgtattaaaaaaaaaaaaaaagtagtgacTTAGGGATTTTCTGTACATCTGTACAtagtttgaatatattcaaatattagcaTTAGTATCAAGAAGtattttactacaatttttCTGTCTTTCAAAGCATTTGATG is part of the Lepeophtheirus salmonis chromosome 14, UVic_Lsal_1.4, whole genome shotgun sequence genome and harbors:
- the LOC121129756 gene encoding uncharacterized protein isoform X2 translates to MNIKIFIGFGILILLFNNVNFFKRNGMLMQRKVYVPIEKCNCSRAYYDSYFKWLSDDTLYAETTCSETAWRRGSKQKVMSYTYYANSLTNDEATHAYIKGIAANVQSIKKFFPGWAMRLYYDVHSTHPLYKDMCRLVCQNNHVDLCNVRNLPGVPLKNASSLFGMLWRFFPTLDPQVDIIGSRDLDSVFTEREVAAVQEWMNSDKILHAMRDHPQHKTEILGGLWEANVVSQKARNLWKKSWDDLIVDTSAWTGKSGRGNDQRLLTRFLYF
- the LOC121129756 gene encoding uncharacterized protein isoform X1: MNIKIFIGFGILILLFNNVNFFKRNGMLMQRKVYVPIEKCNCSRAYYDSYFKWLSDDTLYAETTCSETAWRRGSKQKVMSYTYYANSLTNDEATHAYIKGIAANVQSIKKFFPGWAMRLYYDVHSTHPLYKDMCRLVCQNNHVDLCNVRNLPGVPLKNASSLFGMLWRFFPTLDPQVDIIGSRDLDSVFTEREVAAVQEWMNSDKILHAMRDHPQHKTEILGGLWEANVVSQKARNLWKKSWDDLIVDTSAWTGKSGRGNDQRLLTRYIWNIWGHKNALHHDSYFCQVYSNSTPWPVQRKKGVNNFVGAVVKSNLTIWQECPQKCRKHSEWKLC